One Elusimicrobiota bacterium genomic region harbors:
- a CDS encoding response regulator, protein MKSIYIVDDDRNIVDSMSIVLKSAGYKVGFQNDEENLVENVVSFQPDLIILDVIFPENDNAGFEMSRLLKNNNQTKHIPILMLSAINAKGMYGFTFSNRDKDESYLPVDEFVEKPIQPEELLKKVAKIISNK, encoded by the coding sequence GTGAAAAGTATTTATATTGTTGATGACGACCGGAATATTGTTGACTCCATGTCTATAGTTCTAAAGAGCGCAGGTTATAAGGTTGGATTTCAGAATGACGAAGAAAATCTGGTGGAAAATGTAGTATCATTTCAACCGGATTTAATAATTCTTGATGTGATATTTCCCGAAAATGATAATGCCGGTTTCGAAATGTCGCGTCTTTTAAAAAATAACAATCAGACTAAACATATTCCAATACTAATGCTGTCTGCAATAAACGCGAAGGGAATGTATGGTTTCACCTTTTCAAACAGGGACAAGGATGAATCATACCTGCCTGTGGATGAGTTTGTAGAAAAACCGATTCAACCGGAAGAACTGCTGAAAAAAGTAGCCAAAATAATAAGCAATAAATAA
- a CDS encoding EFR1 family ferrodoxin (N-terminal region resembles flavodoxins. C-terminal ferrodoxin region binds two 4Fe-4S clusters.), giving the protein MKTLIYYFSGTGNSLKVAKEIASGLGDAEIISIHDAIKKNTIVNADKVGFVFPVYMWGVPSIVVDFVKKNQNLKGKYIFSVVTCGGSPGATNVQLKKLVEQAGGILSAAFSVKMPGNYVPLYGAKPLDAQAKLFEKAKTKIAEIISKIKNNESGIVEKNNLFTNLVLSGIVYSISMPHIHEMDKKFWVQDSCNSCGICQKVCPVENISIENGKPFWKHKCEQCMACIQWCPLIAIQYGEGTVERTRYHHPDIKLQEIMK; this is encoded by the coding sequence ATGAAAACATTGATTTATTACTTTTCAGGGACAGGAAATTCGCTTAAGGTTGCAAAGGAAATTGCTTCAGGACTTGGAGACGCTGAAATAATTTCCATTCATGACGCTATTAAGAAAAATACAATCGTTAATGCTGATAAGGTTGGATTTGTATTTCCGGTTTATATGTGGGGTGTACCGTCAATTGTTGTGGACTTTGTAAAAAAGAATCAAAATCTGAAAGGAAAATATATTTTTTCAGTTGTTACTTGCGGTGGAAGTCCGGGAGCAACAAATGTACAGCTAAAAAAGTTAGTGGAACAAGCCGGCGGAATTTTAAGTGCTGCATTTTCAGTTAAGATGCCCGGAAATTATGTGCCGCTTTACGGTGCTAAACCTTTGGATGCACAGGCTAAATTATTTGAGAAGGCAAAAACAAAAATAGCTGAAATAATCAGTAAAATAAAAAATAATGAAAGCGGGATAGTAGAAAAAAACAATTTATTTACCAATCTGGTGTTATCGGGTATAGTGTATTCCATATCAATGCCGCATATTCATGAAATGGACAAAAAATTCTGGGTACAGGATTCGTGCAATTCATGCGGTATTTGTCAGAAAGTGTGTCCTGTAGAAAACATTTCAATCGAAAATGGAAAACCTTTTTGGAAACATAAATGTGAGCAATGTATGGCGTGCATTCAATGGTGCCCTTTAATAGCAATTCAGTACGGCGAAGGAACAGTTGAAAGGACGAGATATCATCACCCGGATATTAAATTGCAGGAAATAATGAAATAA